Proteins from one Bartonella sp. HY328 genomic window:
- the mutM gene encoding bifunctional DNA-formamidopyrimidine glycosylase/DNA-(apurinic or apyrimidinic site) lyase, with amino-acid sequence MPELPEVETVRSGLAPDLEGAHIDYIKTSDKKLRNPYTENMAGLINGRKIRSLTRRSKYLIINLDGGFFIVSHLGMSGSWRLHQSGDDAPKDKIVAHDHVILGLNKDGKNFEAIYNDPRRFGFFTLERDINYADYPAFKKLGIEPLGNALSGDYLRHAFKNKKAPLKALLLDQSIIAGLGNIYVCESLWRAGLSPQLSGEKLADGSDFAVKKSEALAIAIRDVIVEAIKAGGSTLRDYRHADGSLGYFQHNFAVYGRENQPCTACGSLISRLVQSGRSTFYCASCQDNG; translated from the coding sequence ATGCCAGAACTTCCAGAGGTTGAAACGGTGCGTAGCGGTCTTGCGCCAGATCTTGAAGGCGCGCATATTGATTATATTAAAACCAGCGATAAAAAATTACGCAATCCTTATACCGAGAATATGGCAGGGCTTATTAACGGGCGAAAAATCCGTTCACTAACACGGCGCTCCAAATATCTTATTATCAATCTTGATGGTGGTTTTTTTATTGTTAGTCATTTGGGCATGTCTGGCTCATGGCGGCTGCATCAAAGCGGTGATGATGCACCAAAAGACAAGATTGTCGCCCATGACCATGTCATTTTAGGGCTAAATAAAGACGGCAAAAATTTTGAAGCAATTTATAATGATCCGCGCCGTTTTGGCTTTTTCACCCTAGAGCGAGACATTAATTATGCTGATTATCCAGCATTTAAAAAATTAGGCATTGAGCCGCTCGGCAATGCATTATCAGGCGATTATTTGCGCCATGCCTTTAAAAATAAAAAAGCCCCCCTTAAAGCCTTATTATTGGATCAAAGCATCATTGCTGGCCTTGGTAATATTTATGTATGTGAATCTCTTTGGCGTGCAGGTCTATCGCCGCAGTTAAGCGGCGAAAAATTGGCAGATGGCAGCGATTTTGCCGTTAAAAAAAGCGAAGCCTTGGCCATTGCCATCAGGGACGTTATTGTTGAAGCAATTAAAGCAGGTGGCTCAACATTACGGGACTATCGCCATGCAGACGGTTCACTTGGCTATTTCCAGCATAATTTTGCTGTTTATGGTCGTGAAAATCAACCATGCACTGCTTGCGGCAGTCTTATTTCACGACTTGTACAATCTGGCCGCTCAACCTTTTATTGTGCATCCTGTCAAGATAATGGTTAG
- a CDS encoding dipeptidase encodes MMLENVLNRLDGNLDQSLERLFDLLRIKSISTDPAFKEDCKKAADWLVEDLKSIGFEASRRDTTGHPMVVAHHAGPKENSPHVLFYGHYDVQPVDPLALWEDDPFDPKVKERDGQKIITGRGSSDDKGQLMTFIEALRAFKAETGQLPVAVTILFEGEEESGSPSLKPFLESHRNELRADFALVCDTSMWNETTPSISVGLRGLVGEEIIVKAANRDLHSGYYGGAAANPIRILSKILADVHDENGAVTIAGFYDGVEETPTQILAQWDNLGLGPKEFLNPVGLSFPSGENNRSLLELIWARPTAEFNGISGGYEGEGFKTVIPAQASAKISFRLVHKQDPIQIRNAFRKFVKERIPADCSVEFIEHGASPAIQLPYDSSIVSKAKIALSQEWGKQAELVAMGGSIPIVGDFQDYLKMESLLVGFALDSDRIHSPNEKYNLTSFHKGQRSWARILAALA; translated from the coding sequence ATGATGCTGGAAAATGTTCTTAATCGCCTTGATGGTAACCTTGATCAAAGCCTTGAGCGGTTATTTGACCTGTTAAGAATTAAATCAATTTCCACAGATCCTGCCTTTAAGGAAGATTGTAAAAAGGCCGCAGACTGGCTGGTAGAAGACTTAAAATCAATTGGCTTTGAAGCATCACGCCGCGATACAACGGGCCATCCAATGGTGGTTGCCCATCATGCTGGCCCCAAGGAAAATTCACCCCATGTGCTTTTTTATGGCCATTATGACGTACAACCAGTTGATCCACTTGCCCTTTGGGAAGATGATCCATTTGATCCAAAAGTAAAAGAGCGCGACGGCCAAAAGATCATTACCGGTCGTGGCTCATCAGATGACAAGGGTCAGCTTATGACCTTTATCGAGGCCTTACGCGCTTTTAAGGCAGAAACGGGGCAATTGCCTGTTGCAGTTACGATTTTATTTGAAGGGGAGGAAGAATCGGGTTCGCCTTCCTTAAAGCCATTTTTAGAAAGCCATCGCAATGAATTGCGCGCTGATTTTGCCCTTGTTTGCGACACATCAATGTGGAATGAGACAACGCCTTCGATCTCTGTTGGTTTGCGCGGTCTCGTTGGTGAAGAAATTATTGTAAAAGCAGCTAATCGTGATCTTCATTCAGGCTATTATGGCGGAGCTGCCGCCAACCCTATCCGTATTTTGAGCAAAATTCTTGCTGATGTGCATGATGAAAATGGCGCCGTGACGATTGCTGGCTTTTATGATGGTGTTGAAGAAACGCCTACCCAAATTTTAGCACAATGGGATAATCTTGGTCTTGGACCAAAAGAATTTTTAAATCCAGTTGGCCTGTCTTTCCCAAGCGGTGAAAATAATCGCAGTCTGCTTGAACTTATTTGGGCGCGTCCTACCGCCGAATTTAATGGGATTAGCGGCGGCTATGAAGGGGAAGGCTTTAAAACGGTTATTCCTGCGCAAGCATCGGCTAAAATCTCTTTCCGCCTCGTGCATAAACAAGACCCGATCCAAATTCGCAACGCTTTCCGCAAATTTGTTAAAGAACGCATCCCTGCTGATTGCTCGGTTGAATTTATCGAGCATGGTGCATCACCTGCTATTCAACTGCCTTATGACTCATCAATTGTTTCCAAGGCTAAAATTGCTCTATCGCAAGAATGGGGCAAGCAAGCAGAATTGGTCGCTATGGGTGGTTCCATTCCAATTGTTGGTGATTTTCAAGATTATTTAAAAATGGAATCCTTGCTTGTAGGTTTTGCGCTTGATAGTGATCGCATCCATTCACCCAATGAGAAATATAATTTGACCTCTTTTCATAAGGGGCAACGCTCTTGGGCACGCATTTTAGCAGCGCTTGCATAA
- a CDS encoding ribonuclease D codes for MTDIRVHRGDLPNLDHYKNVKAVAIDTETLGLQPHRDRLCVVQISPGDGTADVIQIAKGQKTAPNLVSLLKDQEIEKIFHFGRFDIAVLSLAFDTEVKPVFCTKIASKLTRTYTDRHGLRDICNELLDVTISKQQQSSDWAAFELTPAQIEYAASDVLYLHRLRAILIERLAREGRTNVAKACFEFLPSRAELDLMGWSESDIFSHSA; via the coding sequence ATGACTGATATTCGTGTTCATCGGGGTGATTTGCCAAATCTCGACCATTATAAAAATGTTAAGGCAGTTGCTATTGATACCGAAACTTTAGGGTTACAACCTCATCGTGACCGCTTATGTGTTGTACAAATTTCCCCTGGAGATGGTACTGCTGACGTTATCCAAATTGCCAAAGGGCAGAAGACAGCACCTAATTTGGTAAGCCTTTTAAAAGATCAAGAAATTGAAAAAATCTTCCATTTTGGCCGCTTTGATATTGCCGTTTTAAGCCTTGCTTTTGACACGGAAGTAAAGCCGGTATTTTGCACAAAAATTGCGTCAAAACTCACCCGCACCTATACCGACCGTCATGGCTTGCGCGATATTTGCAATGAATTATTAGATGTTACTATTTCTAAGCAGCAGCAATCATCCGATTGGGCAGCCTTTGAATTAACGCCAGCACAAATCGAATATGCAGCATCTGATGTGCTGTATTTGCACCGCTTGCGCGCAATTTTGATTGAACGCCTTGCCCGTGAAGGCCGGACAAATGTTGCAAAAGCCTGTTTTGAGTTTTTGCCATCAAGAGCAGAGCTCGACCTTATGGGCTGGTCTGAAAGCGATATTTTTTCCCATAGCGCGTAA
- a CDS encoding DNA helicase: MNDIQKTPLHQLKRQAKQLVRLDKITHVKALDFIARENGYKSWSLLLRDRENNRLSGLFNKFKTGDLILLGARPGQGKTLLSLKIAKEAITFGHKGVFFTLEYNKIDVQKRLQKIGIAPSHSKNWHWPSQWQEKFLIDTSEDISASYIINIMKIMPSGSFAIIDYLQLLDQRHDKPPLTKQIELLKTFAKNKKIILIFITQIDRKFEVSGRDFPDVKDIRLPNPIDLSIFNAACLLHNKNVKLINLSS; this comes from the coding sequence ATGAACGACATTCAAAAAACTCCGCTTCATCAACTAAAACGCCAAGCCAAACAATTGGTGCGCTTGGATAAAATAACGCATGTGAAAGCCTTAGACTTTATTGCTAGGGAAAATGGGTATAAAAGCTGGTCCCTACTGCTGCGTGACCGCGAAAATAATAGGTTGAGTGGCTTATTTAACAAGTTTAAAACAGGCGATCTCATTTTATTAGGCGCTCGACCAGGACAAGGCAAAACACTTTTAAGCTTAAAAATAGCTAAAGAGGCGATTACATTTGGCCATAAAGGTGTATTTTTTACCCTTGAGTATAACAAAATCGACGTTCAAAAACGCTTGCAAAAAATTGGCATTGCGCCAAGTCACTCAAAGAATTGGCATTGGCCAAGTCAATGGCAAGAGAAATTTTTAATCGATACATCGGAAGATATTTCAGCCAGTTATATTATAAATATCATGAAAATAATGCCATCGGGATCTTTTGCGATTATTGATTATTTACAATTATTAGATCAAAGGCATGATAAGCCACCTTTAACGAAACAAATAGAATTGTTAAAAACCTTTGCAAAAAACAAAAAAATTATTCTTATCTTCATTACTCAAATTGATCGCAAATTTGAAGTAAGTGGAAGAGATTTTCCTGATGTAAAAGATATACGGTTGCCAAATCCAATTGATCTATCAATATTTAATGCGGCCTGCCTTTTGCACAATAAAAATGTTAAGCTCATTAATTTATCATCATAA
- a CDS encoding Ig-like domain-containing protein, which produces MEISPAFAKGDGTYTIKAQANDAAGQLSNMTGGYPIVLDTTAPSTPSMPTITDNVGDVTGALSPNDTTDDKQPVLSGNAGVGEAGGIVTIKDGDTVLGTTTINADGSWSYSPSALADGDHSISITVTDPAGNTSAASPSFDFTVDSSNVIVGFDHFVDDFGSIQGNVGNNGVSDDRRPQMVGSTSANATVTVSYVNSDGQTVVVGVTTADSNGVWTLTPTTDFADGVYSFTANAENAAGTKGSVIFGIEIDGTAPAAPVIDEVRDDVGFIQGAITSGSSTDDTTPTFSGSGEVGATITIKDSDGNVVGTTTVGSDGKWSVTTDPLTEGDHSLTVTATDAAGNESTGTGFDVTIDTQGPTTTATLQSISDDTGFDTGDFITSDNSLIYTIAINGSLEAGDTVWLRIKPASGSAGDWIQATRNDDGTYSVNHNDASHALSDGRYIIETIVRDAAGNPSTSTSHDITIDTQGPTSATISITGFADDVGLIQGDMTTSGTSTDDTTPLLKGTVTGLEDGDRIVIKVTGADGVKTVLGYATVTDGTWQYQVTDAQALAEGDYSFEAVVTDNAGNEGSKSASFDINLNLTGPSASSSITSISDDTGTSATDFITNDDTLIINGTVSETLATGEKVQIQIDNGTWVDAVYDADTNTWTYDNTGSVLSEGTHTITSRVIDAAGNVTVGSTQNVTIDKTAPIDGYEIAISGFTDNVGLIQGEMTVSGTSSDDTTPLLKGTVTGMQDGDRIAVKVTGPDGQKILLGYATVTGNTWTYQVSDAQAFATDGQYRFEAVVTDKAGNEGKTSTVFDINLDLTAPTSAASITGITTDTGFSDSDFITSDTTLTIHGSVSQTLASDEKVQISIDGGDWVDAVYNSADNSWSYDNTGNALSEGSHSIATRVIDAAGNVTNGGSQTVVIDTTAPTSASVSITGFYDDIGLNTGDVTTSNSYTDDTKPLLKGTIAGVGDGERVVIKVTDENGITTVLGVATISGGTWEYQVTSAQAFSDGKFSFEAVVTDTAGNEGTKSSVFDINVDTAAPTATSDIVSITEDTGNVGDDFITRDGTLIITAKVTGTLAANERVQISLDNGQTWQDATYAASSDSWSLDNSDTELADGTYTFKTRVIDAAGNLGTESSKEVTINNGVPSTTVSITHFSDDYGTQLYDSLPSGSYTDDTTPTLHGTLSEELEAGATVAVYRGSVFVGYATVSGTSWSFTEPTELKDGTFYTYYAAVQSLSGVNGSLSSGFEIAIDTTDSNMAPNVGTGGAYATYSMSLRLGNNGGWTMMTDMAEYSADGNDFRNFGSPKLLTWANVGNAAVSDQYTWEKLFSSYTYGDYNRDGYMDMFLTDRTYGGGSNATMFIGQADGSYVATLVNSGTATHFGSTITFDMDGDGWLDAFIGDSGNDSSTFFHNKGDSGTADFAAGRFDVYGYGAVTASSMPSDLRSLTTDHELSAIDLDNDGTVDLVFHGNYAGQSTYNMVTLKNNGTGSSTGQNWSLGQSFTNVFNTSGLAGTALQSDSFERTISLTWGDFNGDGYMDLFIGQSKDAGVGAVANTTGTDSMIFYNDGAGNLKDPQRIADGIMGKSTLAIDWDGDGKMDLVEVPEAKYSIGTSLYYHNTGTLDDSGQVVWDIKNIKDMGVATAGGSIMTSTALDAAVNGASAAAMDYDWDGDQDLIISRANTTEASIVITNPNTPDYGTAMHLRIVRPDGSNTFYGNTVEIYNSAGVRVASQIINPQYGTGWNDSSAIVHFYGLDPNETYTAVLRFNQNGVSQDFGGQAFASSTNPVENVNSSWTNLKATEPYNGYVLTAEADGATANTNSYSADVGIVGTGYNDTFFIGAGTRYYNGGGGWVVGDGERTWDADSGLDIADFAAVGSAGINVSLAITDAFQNVATGYTIKLTNIEAIYGTSGNDTITDGNGENILNGRGGDDNFILSGTGQTTLLYEAIADDATGGNGHDTVDQFTLGNYATNANADRIDLSDILIGYVRDADGPAHFDSNGVAKIDVGDKIGDYLKVEQEGGNTVLYVDRDGSGGSYESTPLLTINDVNVDLATLLANGQIVV; this is translated from the coding sequence TTGGAAATCAGCCCAGCTTTTGCCAAAGGCGATGGTACTTATACGATTAAAGCGCAGGCAAATGATGCGGCAGGTCAGCTCAGCAATATGACGGGCGGCTATCCAATTGTGCTTGATACTACTGCGCCATCAACACCATCAATGCCAACCATCACCGATAATGTTGGTGATGTAACAGGTGCCTTGTCACCAAATGATACAACTGATGACAAGCAACCTGTGCTTTCTGGTAATGCGGGTGTTGGTGAAGCTGGCGGTATTGTTACCATTAAGGATGGCGATACGGTTCTTGGTACAACAACAATTAATGCTGATGGCTCTTGGAGTTATTCTCCTTCAGCCTTAGCTGATGGTGATCATTCAATCAGCATCACTGTGACCGATCCTGCAGGTAATACAAGCGCTGCAAGTCCTAGCTTTGACTTTACAGTTGATAGCAGCAACGTCATTGTTGGTTTTGACCATTTCGTTGATGATTTTGGTTCAATCCAAGGTAATGTTGGCAATAATGGTGTTTCTGATGACCGCCGTCCGCAAATGGTTGGTAGCACAAGTGCTAATGCAACTGTAACCGTAAGCTATGTAAATAGTGATGGGCAAACGGTGGTTGTTGGTGTTACCACAGCTGATAGCAATGGTGTGTGGACATTAACACCAACAACAGATTTTGCTGATGGTGTTTATAGCTTTACTGCTAATGCTGAAAATGCAGCAGGCACCAAGGGTAGTGTCATATTCGGCATTGAAATTGATGGCACAGCGCCAGCAGCGCCAGTGATTGATGAAGTGCGCGATGATGTTGGCTTTATCCAAGGCGCGATCACATCTGGTTCATCAACCGATGATACAACACCAACCTTTAGTGGCTCTGGCGAAGTTGGTGCAACCATCACGATCAAAGATAGCGATGGGAATGTAGTTGGAACAACAACAGTTGGCAGTGATGGCAAGTGGTCTGTTACCACAGATCCTTTGACTGAAGGTGATCATAGTCTTACTGTAACTGCAACCGATGCGGCAGGCAATGAAAGCACAGGTACAGGTTTTGATGTAACCATTGATACTCAAGGCCCAACTACAACTGCTACCTTGCAATCAATTAGCGATGATACTGGTTTTGACACAGGTGATTTTATCACCAGCGACAATAGTTTGATCTATACCATTGCTATCAATGGCAGTTTGGAAGCCGGTGACACCGTTTGGTTGCGCATTAAACCTGCAAGTGGCTCGGCTGGCGATTGGATACAAGCAACACGCAATGATGATGGCACTTATAGTGTTAATCATAATGATGCTTCTCATGCGTTAAGCGATGGTCGTTATATTATTGAAACTATCGTTCGTGATGCTGCTGGTAATCCATCAACTTCAACCTCCCATGATATAACGATTGATACACAAGGCCCAACATCTGCAACGATATCTATCACTGGTTTTGCTGATGATGTTGGTTTGATCCAAGGTGATATGACCACATCTGGTACATCAACCGATGATACAACACCATTGTTGAAGGGTACTGTAACAGGTCTCGAAGATGGTGATCGCATTGTTATTAAGGTAACTGGCGCTGATGGTGTAAAGACTGTGCTTGGTTATGCAACCGTGACCGATGGTACTTGGCAGTATCAGGTGACAGATGCGCAAGCACTTGCAGAAGGTGATTATAGCTTTGAAGCCGTTGTTACTGATAATGCAGGCAATGAAGGCTCGAAATCAGCTAGCTTTGATATCAATCTTAACTTAACTGGGCCGTCTGCTTCTTCATCTATAACCAGCATTAGTGATGATACCGGTACAAGCGCAACTGACTTCATCACCAATGATGATACGCTTATTATAAATGGAACTGTTTCTGAAACCTTGGCAACAGGTGAGAAAGTACAGATTCAGATCGATAATGGCACATGGGTTGATGCTGTCTATGATGCTGATACCAATACATGGACATATGATAATACTGGTAGTGTTTTATCGGAAGGCACTCACACGATTACTAGCCGTGTTATTGATGCTGCCGGTAATGTGACAGTTGGTAGCACTCAGAATGTTACTATTGATAAAACCGCGCCAATTGATGGATATGAAATTGCCATTAGCGGATTTACCGATAATGTTGGTTTGATCCAAGGTGAAATGACCGTTTCTGGTACATCGAGCGATGACACAACACCGCTTCTTAAAGGGACGGTTACTGGCATGCAGGATGGAGATCGTATTGCGGTCAAAGTTACTGGGCCAGATGGACAGAAAATCTTACTTGGCTATGCAACTGTTACCGGTAACACTTGGACCTATCAGGTTAGTGATGCTCAAGCTTTTGCAACCGATGGACAATATAGATTTGAAGCCGTTGTTACCGATAAAGCTGGTAATGAAGGTAAAACTTCCACCGTCTTTGATATCAATCTTGATCTTACAGCACCAACTTCTGCCGCCAGTATTACTGGTATCACAACCGATACAGGCTTTAGCGACAGTGATTTTATCACCAGTGATACGACCTTGACCATCCATGGTAGTGTCTCACAGACCTTAGCATCAGATGAAAAAGTTCAAATCTCGATCGATGGTGGTGATTGGGTAGATGCTGTTTATAATTCTGCCGATAATAGCTGGAGCTATGATAACACTGGGAATGCTTTATCTGAAGGCAGCCACTCAATTGCGACCCGCGTTATTGATGCTGCTGGTAATGTTACCAATGGCGGATCACAAACAGTCGTTATTGATACGACAGCACCAACAAGTGCAAGTGTTTCTATTACTGGTTTTTATGATGATATCGGCTTGAATACCGGTGATGTAACGACCAGCAACAGCTATACTGATGATACTAAACCCCTTCTTAAAGGTACAATTGCTGGCGTTGGCGATGGTGAAAGAGTTGTTATCAAAGTTACCGATGAAAATGGTATAACAACTGTTTTGGGCGTTGCTACTATTTCTGGTGGTACATGGGAATATCAGGTGACGAGTGCACAAGCCTTTAGCGATGGTAAATTTAGCTTTGAAGCAGTTGTCACTGATACGGCTGGTAATGAAGGAACAAAGTCCAGTGTATTTGATATTAATGTCGATACTGCGGCACCAACTGCAACTTCAGACATAGTTTCAATTACCGAAGACACTGGTAATGTTGGTGATGACTTTATTACCCGTGATGGAACCTTAATTATTACTGCAAAGGTTACCGGAACTCTTGCAGCTAATGAACGCGTTCAAATTTCATTGGATAATGGTCAAACTTGGCAAGATGCAACCTATGCTGCTAGCAGTGATAGCTGGAGTTTGGATAATAGCGATACAGAGCTTGCCGATGGTACTTATACCTTTAAAACACGTGTTATTGATGCTGCTGGTAATTTAGGTACTGAAAGCAGTAAAGAGGTGACCATTAATAATGGTGTACCAAGCACAACTGTAAGCATTACGCATTTTAGTGATGATTACGGCACGCAGCTTTATGACAGCTTGCCATCTGGTAGCTATACCGATGATACGACACCAACTTTACACGGCACTTTAAGTGAAGAACTTGAAGCAGGTGCAACAGTTGCTGTTTATCGTGGTAGTGTTTTTGTCGGCTATGCCACAGTTAGCGGTACAAGCTGGAGCTTCACCGAACCAACTGAACTTAAAGATGGGACTTTTTATACCTATTATGCCGCAGTACAAAGTTTGTCCGGTGTAAATGGTAGCCTTTCTTCAGGTTTTGAAATTGCTATTGACACAACTGACAGTAATATGGCGCCAAATGTTGGTACCGGTGGTGCTTATGCGACCTATTCCATGTCCTTACGACTTGGGAATAATGGCGGCTGGACAATGATGACCGATATGGCTGAATATTCAGCTGATGGTAATGATTTCCGCAACTTTGGTTCGCCTAAATTGCTCACTTGGGCTAATGTCGGTAACGCTGCAGTTTCTGATCAATATACGTGGGAAAAATTATTTAGTTCATATACCTATGGCGATTACAACCGCGATGGTTATATGGATATGTTCTTGACTGATAGAACTTATGGTGGCGGCAGCAATGCGACGATGTTTATTGGTCAAGCCGATGGCAGCTATGTTGCAACATTGGTAAATAGTGGAACGGCGACCCATTTTGGTAGTACTATTACTTTCGATATGGATGGTGACGGTTGGCTAGATGCCTTTATCGGCGACTCTGGTAATGATAGCTCGACCTTCTTCCACAATAAGGGAGATAGTGGTACTGCAGATTTTGCTGCTGGCCGTTTTGATGTCTATGGTTATGGTGCTGTTACTGCTTCATCCATGCCATCTGATCTTAGAAGCCTCACAACAGATCATGAATTATCTGCAATCGATCTTGATAATGACGGTACTGTTGATCTGGTTTTCCATGGCAATTATGCTGGGCAAAGCACCTATAATATGGTGACGCTCAAAAATAATGGTACTGGTTCGTCAACAGGGCAAAATTGGAGTTTGGGTCAGTCCTTTACCAATGTGTTCAACACAAGTGGTCTTGCTGGTACAGCCTTACAGTCGGATAGTTTTGAACGAACTATTTCCCTAACTTGGGGCGACTTTAATGGCGATGGTTATATGGATCTATTCATTGGCCAATCAAAAGATGCAGGTGTTGGCGCAGTTGCTAATACAACTGGTACCGATAGTATGATTTTCTATAATGATGGTGCCGGTAATCTTAAAGATCCGCAACGCATTGCTGACGGTATTATGGGTAAATCAACCCTTGCAATTGACTGGGATGGTGATGGTAAAATGGACCTTGTTGAGGTTCCTGAAGCCAAATATTCTATCGGTACATCGCTTTATTACCATAATACTGGTACGCTTGATGATAGTGGCCAAGTTGTCTGGGATATTAAAAATATCAAGGATATGGGTGTTGCAACGGCTGGTGGTTCCATCATGACGTCAACAGCACTTGATGCTGCGGTTAATGGTGCAAGTGCTGCTGCAATGGATTATGATTGGGATGGTGATCAAGATTTGATCATATCACGTGCTAATACCACTGAAGCATCGATTGTTATCACTAATCCAAATACGCCAGATTATGGCACTGCCATGCATTTGCGTATTGTACGTCCCGATGGTTCCAATACGTTTTATGGTAATACGGTTGAAATTTATAATTCAGCTGGTGTGCGTGTTGCAAGCCAGATTATCAACCCGCAATATGGTACGGGTTGGAATGATAGCTCGGCAATCGTCCATTTCTATGGTCTTGATCCAAATGAAACCTATACTGCAGTATTACGCTTTAACCAAAATGGTGTTTCACAAGACTTTGGTGGTCAAGCTTTTGCCAGCAGCACCAATCCAGTTGAAAATGTAAATTCAAGCTGGACTAACCTTAAAGCAACAGAACCCTATAATGGTTATGTTCTAACAGCTGAAGCTGATGGTGCCACCGCCAATACGAATAGTTACAGCGCTGACGTTGGTATTGTTGGTACTGGTTACAATGATACTTTCTTCATTGGTGCTGGTACCCGTTACTATAATGGCGGCGGCGGCTGGGTTGTTGGCGATGGTGAACGCACTTGGGATGCGGATAGTGGTTTGGATATTGCTGATTTTGCAGCTGTTGGTTCTGCTGGCATTAACGTAAGTCTTGCCATTACCGATGCTTTCCAAAATGTTGCAACCGGCTATACCATTAAGTTAACCAATATAGAGGCCATTTATGGTACCAGTGGTAATGATACTATTACCGATGGTAATGGTGAAAACATCCTCAATGGTCGTGGCGGCGATGACAACTTTATCTTGAGTGGGACAGGTCAAACAACCTTGCTTTATGAGGCAATTGCTGACGATGCAACGGGTGGCAATGGTCATGATACGGTAGATCAGTTTACCCTTGGCAATTATGCAACCAATGCGAATGCAGACCGAATTGACCTATCTGATATTTTGATTGGTTATGTTCGCGATGCTGACGGTCCTGCACATTTTGACTCAAATGGCGTTGCTAAAATCGATGTTGGTGATAAGATTGGAGATTACCTCAAAGTAGAGCAAGAAGGTGGCAATACCGTGCTTTACGTTGATCGCGACGGAAGCGGTGGCTCTTATGAATCAACACCATTATTGACCATTAATGACGTAAATGTCGATCTTGCAACTCTACTTGCTAATGGTCAAATTGTTGTTTAA